The Capsicum annuum cultivar UCD-10X-F1 chromosome 1, UCD10Xv1.1, whole genome shotgun sequence sequence TGTCAGCAACAACACCATAGAGGCTTATTCCAGTCATCTTCTCCCGAAGATCAACAACAAATGACTGCAGACTTTAAAGTTGTAAGACGTCAATAACAAATGCAACTGGATAATGGTGAGCAACAGCAAAAAACCTTTCCAGATTATTTAATCACCAACCGACATGATTACAGACTATTCAGACTGGTTTTTCTTTAGAGATTTGAAGGAACCAGGGTAAACATAAAAAGCTCTAAAACTTTATTTACAATTTTATGCAGTGCGTCAAAAAGCATATAGTGCCCTATTTATGAGAAACAGACATCAAGTGATTTGTTTCTGAAATCTAAATAGGAACAGAAAAGTAGTTTGCCATCAAGAACAGATACATAGTCAAGCCAGAAGCAGTGGCATCACCGCAAGGATGTAAGAACCCTATATTGAAGACCAAAAGCTTGTAAACGAAACATTTTATGGAGGTGAATGAACTATAATGTCAATCAATATGTGATAAAAAGTCAGAAACACCTCAAAACAGACcgtttattcttcttcttttctgaAATTCAGAGCTAAATGAAAGGAAGATAGAAATTCCAAAAGTCTCTCTATATATAGGCATCTGATAACAGAAAGCTTTAAGGAGTGCAGGCTTACTCGGAAAGGACAATTACTGAAGTCAACAGAACCTTGAGAATTACAAGGCAAGGAGACCTGGGAGACTACAACTCCCTGACTTGGATCCAAAGCTCTTGATTGTTTTGATCCTTTATGATGGTTTTGTGTCAATGCTACAGATACCTGAGAAGTCCCTGATCTAAGTTTTCAAGCAGTAATAAAAATTTAACATCTCTTACATAAATTATTCAGGACTTACTTGCTCCTCATGCCGAATAAAAGGCACCATATACAGCTGTGTTGCGCTACCATATTCGAGGCACAATTCTTCAGATGTTTCAAGAGCACTATCAGTGGAACTCGAGATAAATGGTCTATCCAGGGCAAGCGTACTTCCCATGCTGAAGAGATCAAAGTTACAGCCAGGTACAGAAGCAGGCAAAGAGAAAATCAAACAAAGCAAAAACAAATAAAGAGGAGTATGTATGGTCTTGTACCTGAATAGGTTTGCAAGCAGAACCTGCTCACCccacaaaataaattttgaactaacatcatcatcatcaacaagaTTAATTTGCTTCCTCTGCAAACTACCATACTTTCCTTGAACCTCCAGAGAAGTAATAGATTCAATCCTATAGCCATTTGGGACTAGGGTACATCAATAATGTAGAAATATGCACAATACAAATGCCAGATATGGATGTAAAAGCTTGAACCTATATTTGAATTGTTAATAGTCATATGACAGGATAATGCACCTTGCACGTAATGAATAGGAGACCCCCTGATAGACTCGATCAAGAGAAATGGAAGAGAAGCAATCTGCACAAAATTGTGCTAAAAGCAACATTGCATCATCATTTTGGTCCTACATTTGGAATAAGAATCACGTGTTTGCCTGTAAATTATGACATGGGTTCATCACAGAAATTGAAATGCAAGAATACTATTAAAAAGGATCCAGGGAGTAAGGGCATTCAGCTCATGACTTAATTTTATCTAGCTGATGTCATTCACCAAAAACCTACTTCAAAAGGTTAATGGAAAAACAATAGTGGTAGATGACAAAAATATCAACGCAAGTTTTGTAGTTTATATATAAGTTGAATTTATTAGCGGTGAAGAACGCACTACATTAAAACAGAGTTTCAATTTAAGGTCGTAATAACTGTACATACGGAAgttgaatttgctaaatttatGAATGGTATATAACTTCTTTGTTTTGTCGTTCTTGAAGATTTTGGGCCATCAAGAAACACCGATACTAATGTGTAGTAAAAAGATTGTTTTAGAACAATAACAGATGATGGAGACAGAACTAAATCACAAAAACAATGATAAATGATTAGTTGAGGCAGCTTTCCAATGAACTATCATTTAATTTTAGGAATGCTTCCAGAAGAACTTTTACATTGGAACGATCCATGGCTCTTGCCAACTGCGTCAATCATTCCATTATGGGAATATAATAACATGAGAGATTCCAGGCTCACAGATTTAATCAAGGACAACAACTCTGCCTTCCTGCCCATTTTTTGCAAAAACCCAGTGACAAAGGAAACACACACGGGATCAGAGGCGGCACAATTTAATTGGTGCCTTAAAGCCAAACTGTACTACGAGGCTTTAAACTTTTGTTCTAGAAAAAGAATTTCATGCATTATTTGAAGTCTATCCTTCTCGTTTTTTAGATGAACAGCTTTCAATTGTTTTATTATTCCTTCGAGTATGCACTTACAAACAACTTAGATTGTGACTTGTTCATATTCTAAAGAGCACTCTCTAATATCTTTCAATTTGTTTTTAATTGTCCGTTAAAAATTTATCAAGAGATCCATTATGAGAGAGTATTAAAGTATTGGGTTTTTTCTGGTTTTGAGTAATTAATCTGGTTATATTTTCTAGTTGACATATTTAAATTCTAATAAATCGTATAAAAAGCAATATAGACCTacacaataagaatataaaaataaataacaaatttcaaagtaaaaaaaaaaaagagaaaagagactAGGAAATTAGAGCGATAAAACCTGATTCGTGAAGCTGTAACTTGatgttaaaataaaatatcaatgctttatacaaatttatatttttgggaaATTGATTGTGTTTGCTTGATTCAAACAACTCAAGAATGAAGAAGAATGTGAAACTTGATTTATTCAAACCCTTCAGgctttatttttgagataattgATAGCATAGGAGGAAGAGAAAAGAGTATAAAGTacaagttttcttttctttttatactATATAAAGTACAGAGTTTCCTTatgagaaacaagaaaaaaattaacaagAATAATTTGGATTATATATGCAAATTACCCAAAGAGTATATACATTCACACTTTCAATTACACAACAAATAGTCCTATAGATCTTACATATTCTCATTGAagtattcaataattttttaaaaagacgTAACTTTTATGATTAAAGGGGCCTAAAGAGGTCACTTCATTTGCTTGGCACTTCAGCCAGCAATCACAGAACCAGCAGTAATCCAGCAAAATATCTGCTAAGTCATCAGACAGAGAGATGGTTACTGAGGTGCTGCACTTTTGTGACAGTTTGTAGTTAAAAACAATAAAAGACACAATTTGCCTACGATATCtagaatataattaaatctttGTAGCACAGAAAACATGAAACCAACTTCCACTAAATGTGGAAGCACAGAAACGAACAGATTCCGGTACTACCTCGTCTAACAGTATCACAAGATATTCAGTTGGCAAAAGCCGTGCATGACCTGAACCTCCAGTGGCAGTTCGAAGGCGGCATCCTGTGAGGAAAACTTCGCGGCCTTTCTTCAAAACACCATACTTTGGATCTGCTAAGCTGTAGAATCTATTCTAACACAAATAAGAGCTCTGAAAAAGTCGAGAACTACAATATGTAGAAACAAATCATGCAGCAACCGTCAAGTGGAACTAGGGGCATGAAGGACAATTTGCAGAAGCAAAACATTATTAGCTAAGCTCTGAAGTCTAAAACTTCTTTTCCTTCACATACAACTTAAGCTTTTATTATATGGACATCAGATCACGTAAGCAATCTAGCATTGCAGTTAATATTTGAGCTTAGGTccttataatatatcaatatcaaGCCAAGTAAGACCAAAAACTAGATTGATATTACGTCAAATCATCGTTACCACTTGAAAACTAACAATCTTATATTGAAAACGGATAAATTGTTTATGCATACTACATTCATAAACCATTGCAGGTTAACTGCATTAATAAAGCTGAGTTATACAACAGCATAATTTTTATGCAATCTTATTTACAAATGTTACAAATCTACATTGTAAAAGAGAGAGACTGAGAGAAACAAGAGGGTCTAAGTAAGCAATTTGAGCTAGTCAATGAAATATAGTAGACAAGGAAACATTAAAATTTGGTAAAAACCCATTTAAGCTAgcaaaataaattttagtgaatGACCATCATATTCCAGTTATCTGACAAAAACGCCCATTTACCTGCGGTGAAGATACAGATCTATCGTATTAGAACTCCAAAAATCACCTAGATGAAGCATGTAAATGTTTGTTCCTGGAAGAAAACCGACATATAACATTCATAAATTTCAATCTTAAGAGTGAGCCAAATTACAAGAAAGCCCATGTATCGAAAATGAACTAGATCAAAATCTCCATGCAGAAAAAGTCACTTTCTGAAATTCAATGTTTCCAAACAATACACAGAAAAAAAGTGGCACGTGTTCTTCTTAtcattatataattaataaaagaactgatattaaaaatttaacacAATGCAATTGATGCTGAAAGGATTCTCCATGAAATAAATACGACGTCATACCCAGTGTAACGCCGCAGGTCGGGTATGGGGAGGGCAGAGTGTatgcaaaccttacccctacctcgtggaggtagagagtTTGTTTCCAAAAGACCCTTGGCTCAAGTAACGCATATACAAATTTCATGATAGAGATATAAAATAAAAGCATAGACAATCGAAAGACAGCCGAAGATGTAATGATTTATCAATAAAAGTACAACAGATATACAGTTTTATTCGAAATCGTAGAAATGCAATACCATGCATTATCACCTCATGACAACTGTACCTGGCAGAATGTATGTGTCTATAATAACAGCTTCAATTACACTGTTCAATGATAAAAACTTCTTCTCATATATGGAGTCAATGGTGACTGTGTTAGGAAGCTTTGCCCTCTTATGTTTCTTCTTCATCTGCGAAATACATTCCGATTGTTTCTTTGGAGCTCCGCTCCTATTCAATTCATGCCAAGCCTGCACATCATTattattaaatcaaaaaaatattccaacttcAAATGTGCAAGTTTAACCTAGTATATTAATTGAAGAacggaaaaaagaaagaagaaacggCAACCTGCCCAGCAAAAAATGACAATGTTGAGGATACTAGCACAACAATATTCAATTTTCAGTGTGAATTGAGAGATCATTTTCTTACACC is a genomic window containing:
- the LOC107879169 gene encoding uncharacterized protein LOC107879169 isoform X1; this encodes MTDHEASDMELEREVLVIEEEEDPFLQFIDYAKSVLSPDKDYGDDRKGPSWSWIASRILRTCIAYSSGVTSAILLSDLFQAWHELNRSGAPKKQSECISQMKKKHKRAKLPNTVTIDSIYEKKFLSLNSVIEAVIIDTYILPGTNIYMLHLGDFWSSNTIDLYLHRRFYSLADPKYGVLKKGREVFLTGCRLRTATGGSGHARLLPTEYLVILLDEDQNDDAMLLLAQFCADCFSSISLDRVYQGVSYSLRARIESITSLEVQGKYGSLQRKQINLVDDDDVSSKFILWGEQVLLANLFSMGSTLALDRPFISSSTDSALETSEELCLEYGSATQLYMVPFIRHEEQVSVALTQNHHKGSKQSRALDPSQGVVVSQVSLPCNSQGSVDFSNCPFRSFVVDLREKMTGISLYGVVADIISNQESVLSVMIQDVTGAVWARLHFARSWSFGRLGLGHTIYITGLTCSVGTRKSLELRWVENDVGASFINISCLPALLNSSCLHKLSCLSDLSAEPAGTWICRVWLDQIQHCHVTTRLSHTSCGYFLDDGSSEDLKCNFCQRKCNAELARNFHLKITLADESGKLFAWCTGQTAVELLQITPDEFCELPEEEQIMYPSSLEHETFKVALVNCRKKVEGLKDHHDITAWEVTRAMKCE
- the LOC107879169 gene encoding uncharacterized protein LOC107879169 isoform X2, which produces MTDHEASDMELEREVLVIEEEEDPFLQFIDYAKSVLSPDKDYGDDRKGPSWSWIASRILRTCIAYSSGVTSAILLSDLFQAWHELNRSGAPKKQSECISQMKKKHKRAKLPNTVTIDSIYEKKFLSLNSVIEAVIIDTYILPGTNIYMLHLGDFWSSNTIDLYLHRSLADPKYGVLKKGREVFLTGCRLRTATGGSGHARLLPTEYLVILLDEDQNDDAMLLLAQFCADCFSSISLDRVYQGVSYSLRARIESITSLEVQGKYGSLQRKQINLVDDDDVSSKFILWGEQVLLANLFSMGSTLALDRPFISSSTDSALETSEELCLEYGSATQLYMVPFIRHEEQVSVALTQNHHKGSKQSRALDPSQGVVVSQVSLPCNSQGSVDFSNCPFRSFVVDLREKMTGISLYGVVADIISNQESVLSVMIQDVTGAVWARLHFARSWSFGRLGLGHTIYITGLTCSVGTRKSLELRWVENDVGASFINISCLPALLNSSCLHKLSCLSDLSAEPAGTWICRVWLDQIQHCHVTTRLSHTSCGYFLDDGSSEDLKCNFCQRKCNAELARNFHLKITLADESGKLFAWCTGQTAVELLQITPDEFCELPEEEQIMYPSSLEHETFKVALVNCRKKVEGLKDHHDITAWEVTRAMKCE